The following coding sequences are from one Mesorhizobium onobrychidis window:
- a CDS encoding HpcH/HpaI aldolase/citrate lyase family protein, whose protein sequence is MRSLLFVPGDSEKKLEKAFGAGADVAIVDLEDSVAPQNKALARDIASRFITEHRHQTRSAIYVRINDLSTGLTDDDLAALVPVKPDGIMLPKSNSGQDVQHLSAKLRVHEAENGLPDGAIKILPIITETAAGVLAAATYANASARLVGVTWGAEDLSAAIGARTARDENGRYADVFRFARTMTILAAAAAEVAAIDTVFPHFRNMAGFEAECAEAERDGFTGKMAIHPVQVPVINAAFTPSAEAVKHSLVIVEAFEAAGNPGVVGIDGKMYDRPHLRLAERLLARARAAGIPA, encoded by the coding sequence ATGCGCTCGCTGCTGTTCGTTCCCGGCGATTCCGAAAAGAAGCTGGAAAAGGCGTTTGGCGCGGGCGCCGACGTGGCCATCGTCGATCTTGAGGATTCGGTAGCGCCACAAAACAAGGCCTTGGCACGCGACATCGCCTCACGCTTCATCACCGAACACAGGCATCAAACCAGATCCGCAATCTATGTCCGCATCAACGATCTCTCGACCGGCCTGACCGATGACGATCTGGCGGCACTCGTGCCAGTGAAACCCGACGGCATCATGCTGCCGAAGTCGAACAGCGGCCAGGATGTCCAGCATCTCTCGGCAAAGCTTAGGGTGCACGAGGCCGAAAACGGCCTGCCGGATGGTGCGATAAAAATCCTGCCGATCATCACCGAAACCGCTGCCGGCGTGCTGGCGGCCGCGACCTACGCCAACGCAAGTGCGCGGCTTGTCGGCGTGACCTGGGGTGCGGAAGATCTATCGGCAGCAATCGGTGCGCGCACGGCGCGCGACGAGAATGGCCGCTACGCCGATGTGTTCCGCTTCGCCCGCACCATGACCATCCTTGCGGCGGCTGCCGCGGAAGTCGCGGCGATCGACACGGTTTTTCCGCACTTTCGCAACATGGCCGGCTTCGAGGCGGAATGCGCCGAGGCAGAGCGCGACGGCTTCACCGGCAAGATGGCGATCCATCCGGTGCAAGTGCCGGTCATCAACGCCGCCTTCACGCCGTCGGCTGAGGCGGTGAAACACTCCCTGGTCATCGTCGAGGCATTCGAGGCGGCTGGAAATCCCGGTGTCGTCGGCATCGATGGCAAGATGTACGACCGGCCGCATCTGCGGCTGGCAGAGCGACTTCTGGCGCGAGCCAGAGCGGCAGGGATTCCGGCCTAG
- a CDS encoding MaoC family dehydratase, translated as MAGLYLEEFVVGHIFRHTLRKTVTESDNMLFSVMTLNPQPLHIDFDFAAKSEWGKPLVNSLFTLGLMIGISVNDITVGTTIANLGMKETVFPHPVFHGDTIRVETTVVSVRDSRSKPDRGIVEFEHRAYNQNDVLVAKCTRQAMMMKKAA; from the coding sequence ATGGCCGGGCTTTATCTGGAAGAGTTCGTCGTCGGCCATATCTTCCGGCACACGCTGCGGAAAACCGTCACTGAAAGCGACAACATGCTGTTTTCGGTAATGACGCTGAACCCGCAGCCGCTGCACATCGACTTCGACTTCGCCGCCAAAAGCGAATGGGGCAAGCCGCTGGTCAATTCGCTGTTCACGCTGGGCCTGATGATCGGCATTTCGGTGAACGACATCACCGTCGGCACCACCATCGCCAATCTCGGCATGAAGGAGACGGTGTTTCCACATCCGGTCTTCCACGGCGACACGATCCGCGTCGAGACGACGGTGGTGTCGGTGCGCGACTCCAGGTCGAAGCCGGACCGCGGTATCGTCGAATTCGAGCACCGCGCCTACAATCAGAATGACGTGCTCGTTGCCAAATGCACGAGGCAGGCGATGATGATGAAGAAGGCGGCCTGA
- a CDS encoding DUF2336 domain-containing protein: MVVSHFLKWIYTARVSERAAAAGALARAYINADLPFEDRCAAEAALTLLLDDASSKVRLAIAEALSMSHHAPLQIISALASDQPEVASLVLARSPMLTDADLIDRVAGGQKATQKLIADRARVSLTVAAAIAEIGEPEACATLLANSGADIASLSFRRIAERHGHLPSVREALISDARLPADCRHMLLIKLGETLKGSPLVVALMGRARTERVMRDACVKASMTLIEGTRQEEHAALIEHLRLRGDLTASFIIRTIAHGKVDFFGSALVALSQQSEQRVRALLAGGHDVALQALFRSAGLAAATHAIILRALKIWREVANGKRLAGVQEVSWLMLKELGGQSAEGGLAGLVKSIHLDALRENARGHALAIAAA, encoded by the coding sequence ATGGTTGTTTCGCATTTCCTAAAATGGATCTACACGGCGAGGGTTTCGGAGCGCGCCGCTGCGGCAGGCGCTCTGGCTCGCGCCTACATCAATGCCGATCTGCCTTTCGAGGACCGCTGCGCGGCGGAGGCCGCGCTGACGCTGCTGCTCGACGATGCCTCGTCGAAAGTGCGGCTGGCGATTGCAGAAGCGCTGTCGATGAGCCATCACGCGCCGCTGCAGATCATCAGCGCGCTGGCGTCCGATCAACCGGAAGTTGCAAGCCTGGTGCTGGCACGTTCGCCGATGCTCACCGATGCCGATCTGATCGACCGCGTTGCCGGTGGCCAAAAGGCGACGCAGAAACTGATCGCCGATCGTGCGCGTGTCTCCCTGACGGTCGCAGCGGCGATCGCCGAAATCGGCGAGCCGGAAGCCTGCGCCACGCTTCTCGCCAACAGCGGCGCCGACATCGCTTCGCTCAGCTTCCGCCGTATCGCCGAACGCCATGGCCATCTGCCTTCGGTGCGCGAAGCGTTGATTTCCGATGCGCGCCTGCCTGCCGACTGCCGGCATATGCTGCTGATAAAACTTGGTGAAACGCTTAAAGGCTCGCCGCTGGTGGTGGCGCTGATGGGCCGTGCCAGAACCGAGCGCGTCATGCGCGACGCCTGCGTCAAAGCTTCCATGACGCTGATCGAAGGCACGCGCCAGGAGGAACATGCGGCGCTCATCGAGCATCTGCGCCTGCGCGGCGACCTGACCGCAAGCTTCATCATTCGCACCATCGCGCATGGCAAGGTCGACTTCTTCGGCTCGGCGCTGGTCGCGCTCAGCCAGCAATCCGAACAACGGGTGAGGGCCTTGCTGGCCGGCGGGCATGACGTGGCGCTGCAGGCGCTGTTCCGCAGCGCCGGCCTTGCCGCGGCCACGCACGCGATCATCCTGCGCGCGCTAAAGATCTGGCGCGAGGTCGCCAATGGCAAGCGCCTCGCCGGCGTCCAGGAAGTCAGTTGGCTAATGCTGAAGGAATTGGGCGGGCAGTCCGCCGAAGGCGGTCTCGCCGGATTGGTCAAATCGATCCATCTCGATGCGCTGCGCGAAAACGCGCGTGGCCATGCGCTGGCGATCGCTGCGGCTTAG
- the parE gene encoding DNA topoisomerase IV subunit B, whose translation MDDSNDLFGTLDKQPQPVRATARPADPLVQAAKRPASRDGSESYSAADIEVLEGLEPVRRRPGMYIGGTDDKAMHHLFAEVIDNAMDEAVAGHATFIDVELSADGYLAVTDNGRGIPVDPHPKFKKPALEVIMTTLHSGGKFDSKVYETSGGLHGVGVSVVNALSDHLEVEVARGRQLYRQRFSRGVPVTGLEQLGEVHNRRGTKIRFHPDEQIFGKGAAFEPARLYRMTRSKAYLFGGVEIRWTCDPSLIKEKDTTPAKAEFHFPGGLKDYLKASLGDEFQVTREIFAGKSDRQGGHGSLEWAVTWFGGDGFLNSYCNTIPTGEGGTHEAGFRNVLTRGLRAYADLVGNKRASIVTSEDVMISAAGMLSVFIREPEFVGQTKDRLATIEAIRIVETAIRDPFDHWLADNPQEASKLLEWVIARADERVRRRQEKEVSRKSAVRKLRLPGKLADCTQNAAAGAELFIVEGDSAGGSAKQARDRASQAVLPLRGKILNVASAGNDKLAGNQQISDLIQALGCGTRSKYRDQDLRYDRVIIMTDADVDGAHIASLLITFFYQEMPSLVRGGHLYLAVPPLYSIRQGGKVAYARDDAHKDELLRTEFTGRGKVEIGRFKGLGEMMAAQLKETTMDPRKRTLLRVDVIDAEAATKDAVDALMGTKPEARFRFIQERAEFAETEVLDI comes from the coding sequence ATGGACGACAGTAACGATCTTTTCGGCACTTTGGACAAGCAGCCGCAACCGGTTCGCGCAACCGCGCGCCCGGCCGACCCGCTGGTGCAGGCGGCGAAGCGCCCGGCATCCCGCGACGGCAGCGAGAGCTACAGTGCCGCCGACATCGAGGTTCTGGAAGGGCTGGAGCCGGTGCGGCGGCGACCCGGCATGTATATCGGCGGCACCGACGACAAGGCGATGCACCATTTGTTCGCCGAGGTCATCGACAACGCGATGGACGAGGCGGTCGCCGGCCACGCAACCTTCATCGATGTCGAGCTTTCCGCCGACGGATATCTGGCGGTCACCGATAATGGCCGCGGCATTCCGGTCGATCCGCATCCGAAATTCAAGAAGCCGGCGCTCGAAGTCATCATGACGACGCTGCATTCCGGCGGCAAGTTCGACAGCAAGGTCTACGAGACCTCGGGCGGCCTGCACGGGGTCGGCGTCTCCGTCGTCAACGCGCTGTCAGACCATCTCGAGGTCGAAGTCGCGCGTGGCCGCCAGCTCTATCGCCAGCGTTTTTCGCGCGGCGTTCCGGTGACCGGTCTGGAGCAACTCGGCGAAGTGCACAACCGGCGCGGCACTAAGATCCGCTTCCATCCCGACGAGCAGATCTTCGGCAAGGGTGCGGCATTCGAGCCGGCGCGGCTCTACCGCATGACGCGCTCGAAGGCCTATCTGTTCGGCGGCGTCGAGATCCGCTGGACCTGCGATCCGTCGCTGATCAAGGAGAAGGACACGACGCCGGCCAAGGCCGAGTTCCATTTTCCCGGTGGCCTCAAGGACTATCTGAAAGCCTCGCTCGGCGACGAATTCCAGGTCACCCGCGAAATCTTTGCCGGCAAAAGCGACAGGCAAGGCGGCCACGGTTCGCTCGAATGGGCGGTGACCTGGTTCGGCGGCGACGGGTTCCTCAATTCCTACTGCAACACCATCCCGACCGGCGAAGGCGGCACGCACGAGGCCGGCTTCCGCAATGTTTTGACACGCGGCTTGCGTGCCTATGCCGATCTGGTCGGCAACAAGCGCGCTTCAATCGTCACGTCGGAAGACGTCATGATCTCGGCGGCAGGCATGCTGTCGGTGTTCATCCGTGAGCCGGAATTCGTCGGCCAGACCAAGGACAGGCTGGCGACGATCGAGGCGATCAGGATCGTCGAGACCGCCATCCGCGACCCCTTCGATCACTGGCTGGCCGACAATCCGCAGGAAGCCTCGAAGCTGCTCGAATGGGTGATCGCACGTGCCGACGAACGGGTGCGCCGCCGCCAGGAAAAGGAAGTGTCGCGCAAGAGCGCGGTGCGCAAGCTGCGCCTGCCCGGCAAGCTCGCCGACTGCACGCAGAATGCCGCGGCCGGCGCAGAACTCTTTATCGTCGAGGGCGATTCGGCCGGCGGCTCGGCGAAACAGGCGCGCGACCGCGCCAGCCAGGCGGTGCTGCCGCTGCGCGGCAAAATCCTCAACGTCGCCAGCGCCGGCAACGATAAACTTGCCGGCAACCAGCAGATTTCCGACCTGATCCAGGCGCTTGGCTGTGGCACACGCTCGAAGTACCGCGATCAGGATTTGCGCTACGACCGGGTCATCATCATGACCGACGCCGACGTCGACGGCGCCCATATCGCTTCGTTGCTGATCACTTTCTTCTATCAGGAGATGCCGAGCCTGGTCCGCGGCGGCCATCTCTACCTGGCGGTGCCGCCGCTCTACTCGATCCGGCAAGGCGGCAAGGTCGCCTATGCCCGCGACGATGCGCACAAGGACGAACTTCTGCGCACCGAGTTCACCGGGCGCGGCAAGGTTGAAATCGGCCGCTTCAAGGGGTTGGGCGAAATGATGGCCGCCCAGCTCAAGGAAACCACCATGGACCCGAGAAAACGCACGCTGCTCAGGGTCGATGTGATCGACGCCGAGGCGGCGACCAAGGATGCGGTCGACGCGCTGATGGGCACCAAGCCGGAAGCCCGCTTCCGCTTCATCCAGGAACGTGCGGAGTTTGCCGAGACGGAAGTGCTGGACATCTGA
- a CDS encoding GGDEF domain-containing protein, with protein MLDYSSLLLAAALSGTCLSLTMFAIWFTAPQARFVLTVACGILVLVAHVVLFWHYARHPSPWLCQIVLALLSLGFLTLCLSAMQYLGVRDYRRAILPTVAAMAVCAGATSLGLDGVGFIVTYATVTALLSLIGVMFWIKGGHDRRILLVVSFLSGVCALSFVLCGAVLLVEGHWVLGVAPDNWAERLNSVVAVACMTGLGALTLSLHHLQAQIELKAETMTDPLTGLMNRRALTAFYGERVFGPFMSVAMFDLDHFKKTNDVFGHPVGDQVLRRFAAVIRKYARTGVDAFRLGGEEFVLVMSRMTEEKAYDIASKISVAFGTEVVATQLGPLRSTVSGGIGFGGTDGTSLDRVLAEADAALYAAKRAGRNRVVAQKTSKADAPALRSA; from the coding sequence ATGTTGGATTACAGTTCGCTCCTGCTCGCGGCGGCGCTGTCGGGCACGTGCCTCAGCCTCACCATGTTTGCGATCTGGTTCACCGCGCCACAGGCACGCTTTGTGCTGACGGTGGCCTGCGGCATTCTCGTGCTCGTCGCGCATGTGGTCTTGTTCTGGCATTATGCCAGGCATCCCAGCCCGTGGCTTTGCCAGATTGTGCTTGCGCTTCTCAGCCTGGGCTTCCTGACCCTCTGCCTGTCGGCCATGCAGTATCTCGGCGTGCGCGACTACAGGCGCGCCATCTTGCCGACCGTGGCTGCGATGGCGGTTTGCGCAGGCGCGACGTCGCTGGGCCTTGATGGCGTCGGCTTCATCGTCACCTACGCGACGGTAACGGCGCTGCTCTCGCTTATCGGGGTGATGTTCTGGATCAAAGGTGGTCACGATCGCCGGATATTGCTGGTCGTATCGTTCCTGAGCGGCGTCTGTGCGCTGTCCTTCGTGCTTTGCGGCGCGGTCCTGCTGGTCGAGGGCCATTGGGTGCTCGGCGTTGCACCCGACAACTGGGCCGAACGGTTGAATTCCGTCGTGGCGGTCGCCTGCATGACTGGGCTCGGGGCACTGACGCTCTCCCTGCACCATTTGCAGGCGCAGATCGAATTGAAGGCCGAGACCATGACCGACCCATTGACCGGGCTGATGAACCGGCGGGCGTTGACGGCGTTCTACGGTGAGCGGGTTTTCGGCCCGTTCATGTCCGTCGCCATGTTTGACCTCGATCATTTCAAAAAAACGAATGACGTATTCGGTCATCCGGTCGGTGATCAGGTTCTGCGCCGCTTCGCCGCTGTCATCAGGAAATATGCCAGGACCGGAGTCGACGCCTTCCGGCTGGGCGGTGAGGAATTCGTCCTCGTCATGTCGCGGATGACTGAAGAGAAGGCTTACGACATTGCGAGCAAGATCAGCGTCGCCTTCGGCACGGAAGTCGTGGCCACCCAGCTTGGTCCGTTGCGCAGCACAGTCAGTGGCGGCATCGGCTTTGGCGGGACGGATGGGACCAGTCTCGACCGTGTGCTGGCCGAAGCCGACGCCGCACTCTATGCGGCAAAGCGCGCCGGGCGAAATCGCGTCGTCGCCCAGAAGACGAGCAAGGCCGACGCGCCGGCCTTGCGTTCTGCCTGA
- the gcvP gene encoding aminomethyl-transferring glycine dehydrogenase — MTAAPYSFSARHIGPGLNDVRAMLATIGVPSVETLISQAVPKSIRLDRPLALPAPASEAEALAELSATMAKNTVLKSFIGAGYHGVQVPPVIQRNLFENPAWYTAYTPYQAEISQGRLEMLFNFQTLVTELTGLPVASASLLDEATAVAEAVGIALRHHRDKRTKVALAGTPHPQTLDVVRTRAEPLGIEVDGDTIDDNTAALLVSWPDTFGVYGDHKAAIDKARATGALVVFIADPLGLTLTDAPARLGADIAVGPMQRFGVPMGFGGPHAAYCAVSDRLTRLMPGRLVGQSTDSKGRAGYRLALQTREQHIRRDKATSNICTAQALLANMATAYAIWHGPVGLQAIAGRIHSLANRLATGLTASGISVLGASRFDTVTVEVKGRAGAIAAAAEKTGRLLRVIDADHIGISFDETSTDADLDAISALFGAEAGAAGTSTTPGKPRGKAFLSQPVFHENHSETEMMRFLRRLADKDLALDRAMIPLGSCTMKLNAAAEMMPVSWPSVANLHPFAPAEHSAGYRAMVGELEGWLSEITGFDAVSLQPNAGSQGEYAGLLAIRGYHRSRGEGHRTVCLIPSSAHGTNPASAAMAGMSVVVVRCTEDGNIDMDDMSAKANEHSKNLAALMFTYPSTHGVYEEGARHLCALIHEHGAQVYFDGANLNALVGLARPGDIGADVCHMNLHKTFCIPHGGGGPGVGPIGVKAHLRPYLPGHVTEGSGHAVSAAPFGSASILPITWMYIRMMGASGLKQATETAIVSANYVATRLAPHFPLLYKGRHDRIAHECILDTRVLKESSGISVDDIAKRLIDYGFHAPTMSFPVAGTLMVEPTESEPKSELDRFCEAMIAISGEAAKVAKGEWPLADNPLVNAPHTAAEALAGQWIHPYSRLEAAYPAGDADTSAKYWPPVSRIDNVAGDRNLVCSCPPLSEYLGAAE, encoded by the coding sequence ATGACTGCAGCACCCTACTCCTTCTCGGCCCGCCATATCGGCCCCGGCCTCAATGACGTCAGAGCCATGCTGGCGACGATCGGCGTTCCCTCGGTCGAGACGCTGATCAGCCAGGCTGTGCCGAAATCGATCCGACTCGACCGGCCACTGGCCTTGCCGGCCCCGGCGAGCGAAGCGGAGGCGCTGGCCGAGCTTTCAGCGACAATGGCGAAAAATACAGTTCTGAAAAGCTTCATCGGCGCCGGCTACCACGGCGTCCAGGTGCCGCCGGTCATCCAGCGCAACCTGTTCGAGAATCCGGCCTGGTATACGGCTTACACGCCCTACCAGGCCGAGATCAGCCAGGGCCGGCTCGAAATGCTGTTCAATTTCCAGACGCTGGTCACTGAGCTGACCGGCCTGCCGGTTGCGTCGGCCTCGCTTCTCGATGAAGCGACGGCGGTGGCCGAGGCGGTCGGTATTGCGTTACGCCATCATCGCGACAAGCGGACGAAGGTAGCGCTGGCCGGCACGCCGCATCCGCAGACGCTCGACGTCGTGCGCACCCGCGCCGAACCGCTCGGCATCGAGGTCGACGGCGACACCATCGACGACAACACTGCAGCACTGCTGGTCTCCTGGCCCGACACGTTTGGCGTCTATGGCGACCACAAGGCGGCAATCGACAAAGCCCGCGCCACCGGCGCGCTGGTCGTCTTCATTGCCGATCCGCTCGGGCTGACGCTGACCGACGCGCCGGCAAGGCTTGGCGCCGACATCGCCGTCGGCCCGATGCAGCGCTTCGGTGTGCCGATGGGCTTTGGCGGGCCGCATGCCGCCTATTGCGCCGTTTCCGACAGGCTGACGCGGCTGATGCCCGGCCGCCTTGTCGGCCAGTCGACCGACAGCAAGGGCCGCGCCGGCTATCGTCTTGCGCTGCAGACGCGCGAACAGCATATCCGCCGCGACAAGGCGACCTCCAACATCTGCACCGCGCAGGCGCTGCTCGCAAACATGGCGACGGCCTATGCGATCTGGCACGGCCCTGTCGGGCTGCAGGCGATTGCCGGCCGAATCCATTCATTGGCCAACCGGCTGGCAACCGGTCTCACCGCGTCAGGAATTTCGGTGCTTGGCGCAAGCCGCTTCGACACGGTGACGGTGGAAGTGAAAGGCAGAGCCGGCGCAATCGCCGCCGCTGCTGAAAAGACCGGCCGATTGCTGCGCGTCATCGACGCCGACCACATCGGCATCAGCTTCGACGAGACCTCGACCGATGCCGATCTGGACGCCATCTCAGCACTGTTCGGCGCCGAGGCAGGCGCTGCTGGCACCAGCACCACTCCGGGCAAGCCACGCGGTAAGGCGTTTCTCAGCCAGCCGGTCTTCCACGAAAACCACTCGGAAACGGAGATGATGCGCTTCTTGCGCCGGCTGGCCGACAAGGACCTGGCGCTCGACCGCGCCATGATCCCGCTCGGCTCCTGCACGATGAAGCTCAACGCCGCCGCCGAGATGATGCCGGTGAGCTGGCCAAGCGTCGCCAATCTGCATCCATTCGCGCCGGCCGAGCATTCGGCGGGCTATCGCGCGATGGTCGGCGAACTGGAAGGCTGGCTGTCGGAGATCACTGGCTTCGATGCGGTAAGCCTGCAGCCCAATGCCGGCAGCCAGGGCGAGTATGCCGGGCTGCTCGCCATTCGCGGCTATCACCGCTCGCGCGGCGAAGGCCACCGCACCGTCTGCCTGATCCCGTCATCCGCGCATGGCACCAATCCGGCGAGTGCGGCGATGGCCGGCATGAGCGTCGTCGTCGTGCGCTGCACCGAGGATGGTAATATCGATATGGACGATATGAGTGCCAAAGCCAATGAGCATTCCAAGAATCTCGCCGCGCTTATGTTCACCTATCCCTCGACGCATGGCGTATACGAGGAAGGCGCGCGCCATCTCTGCGCCCTCATTCACGAGCATGGCGCCCAGGTCTATTTCGACGGCGCCAACCTCAACGCCTTGGTCGGCCTCGCTCGCCCCGGCGACATCGGCGCCGATGTCTGCCACATGAACCTGCACAAGACCTTTTGCATCCCGCATGGCGGCGGCGGTCCCGGCGTCGGCCCGATCGGCGTCAAGGCGCATCTGAGACCGTATCTGCCCGGCCACGTCACCGAAGGCTCGGGTCATGCCGTGTCGGCCGCACCATTCGGCAGCGCTTCGATCCTGCCGATCACCTGGATGTATATCCGCATGATGGGCGCTTCCGGCCTCAAGCAGGCCACCGAGACGGCGATCGTTTCCGCCAACTACGTGGCGACGCGGCTCGCGCCGCACTTCCCGCTCCTCTACAAGGGCAGGCACGATCGCATCGCCCATGAGTGCATCCTCGACACCCGCGTGCTCAAGGAGAGCTCCGGCATCAGCGTCGACGATATCGCCAAGCGGCTGATCGATTATGGTTTCCATGCGCCGACCATGTCGTTTCCGGTGGCCGGCACGCTAATGGTCGAGCCGACCGAGTCCGAGCCCAAGAGCGAACTCGATCGCTTCTGCGAGGCGATGATCGCGATATCAGGCGAGGCAGCCAAGGTGGCGAAAGGCGAATGGCCCCTGGCCGACAACCCGCTGGTCAATGCGCCGCATACCGCGGCCGAGGCGCTGGCCGGCCAGTGGATCCATCCCTATTCGCGCCTGGAGGCGGCCTACCCGGCCGGTGATGCCGACACATCAGCCAAATACTGGCCGCCGGTGTCGCGCATCGACAATGTCGCCGGCGACCGCAACCTCGTCTGCTCCTGCCCGCCGCTGTCGGAATATCTGGGGGCGGCGGAATAG
- the gcvH gene encoding glycine cleavage system protein GcvH yields MAKTYFTEDHEWLRVEGGVATVGITDYAQEQLGDLVFVELPELGKKLVKGDTAVVVESVKAASDVYAPVDGEVTEANTSLSSDPSLVNSAATSDGWLWKMRLADESQLEGLLDEAAYKAHIG; encoded by the coding sequence ATGGCAAAAACCTATTTCACCGAAGATCACGAATGGCTCCGCGTCGAAGGCGGTGTCGCCACCGTCGGCATCACCGACTACGCACAGGAGCAGCTCGGCGATCTCGTCTTCGTCGAATTGCCGGAGCTTGGGAAAAAGCTGGTCAAGGGCGATACGGCCGTGGTGGTCGAATCCGTCAAGGCGGCATCGGACGTCTATGCACCGGTCGACGGCGAGGTCACCGAGGCCAACACCTCGCTCTCGTCGGACCCGTCTTTGGTCAATTCGGCAGCGACCAGCGACGGCTGGCTGTGGAAGATGAGGCTGGCCGATGAAAGCCAACTCGAAGGTCTCCTGGATGAGGCCGCCTACAAAGCCCATATTGGTTGA
- the gcvT gene encoding glycine cleavage system aminomethyltransferase GcvT, translating to MTGDDTKHLPLEDLHVAAGARFGAFAGWSMPLTYPAGVMKEHLHTREHAGLFDISHMKLFEISGSGSVALLNRACPLDAGALEISQSKYTFFLNEAAGIIDDLIVTRLGQQRFMVVANAGNAEADEKQLRALAMDFEAKVDALDRVFLAIQGPEAWAALSRAGIETGSLLFMHGFEPRENWFMSRSGYTGEDGFEIGLPETDARNLVAKLVEDERVMWVGLAARDSLRLEAGLCLHGLDITPEIDPASAGLMWAIPKEVRASGAFMGADALRSILERGPAQKRVGLKPEGRQPVRAGAALFDADGNPAGHVTSGGFGPSAAHPVAMGYVQTSLAKPGAKLFADVRGTKIPVDINPLPFTPHRYRKG from the coding sequence ATGACGGGCGACGACACCAAACACCTTCCCCTCGAAGACCTGCACGTGGCCGCCGGTGCGCGCTTTGGCGCCTTCGCCGGCTGGTCGATGCCGCTGACCTATCCGGCCGGCGTGATGAAGGAGCACCTTCATACCCGCGAACATGCAGGGCTGTTCGACATCTCGCACATGAAGCTGTTCGAGATCAGTGGCTCGGGCAGCGTCGCGCTTCTGAACCGAGCCTGCCCGTTAGACGCCGGCGCGCTTGAGATTTCCCAGTCCAAATACACGTTCTTTCTCAATGAAGCCGCCGGCATTATCGACGATCTGATCGTCACCAGGCTTGGCCAGCAACGCTTCATGGTCGTCGCCAATGCCGGCAATGCCGAAGCCGACGAAAAGCAGTTGCGCGCCCTTGCCATGGATTTTGAGGCAAAGGTCGACGCACTCGACCGCGTCTTCCTGGCGATCCAGGGCCCGGAAGCCTGGGCCGCCTTGTCCCGCGCCGGCATTGAAACCGGATCGCTGCTGTTCATGCACGGCTTTGAGCCCCGCGAAAACTGGTTCATGAGCCGGTCGGGCTATACCGGTGAAGACGGATTCGAGATCGGCCTGCCGGAAACGGACGCGCGAAATCTCGTCGCCAAACTGGTCGAGGACGAGCGCGTGATGTGGGTTGGGTTGGCCGCCCGCGACAGCCTGCGGCTCGAAGCAGGGCTGTGCCTGCACGGGCTGGACATCACGCCTGAGATCGACCCGGCCAGCGCCGGGCTGATGTGGGCGATCCCAAAGGAGGTTCGCGCCTCGGGCGCTTTCATGGGCGCCGACGCATTGCGTTCAATCCTGGAGCGCGGCCCGGCGCAGAAACGCGTCGGCCTGAAGCCGGAAGGCCGCCAGCCGGTGCGCGCGGGTGCAGCCCTTTTCGACGCCGACGGCAATCCCGCCGGCCACGTCACCTCCGGCGGCTTCGGCCCCTCGGCCGCCCATCCGGTCGCCATGGGTTATGTCCAGACGTCGCTGGCCAAACCTGGCGCAAAACTCTTCGCCGACGTTCGCGGGACCAAAATCCCGGTCGATATCAATCCCCTGCCCTTCACGCCGCATCGCTACCGCAAAGGATGA
- a CDS encoding molybdopterin-binding protein yields MAKFVISRRKFLTSASLGVSGIMLSGCDVFDSQLGVGDGLRSFLEGANGLTWRAQRLLAGDSLAPEFTEADIRQPQRPNGVTAPDDDVYKGLLANNFADWRLEVSGLVEKPLTLTREQLMNMPSRTQITRHDCVEGWSCIAKWTGTPLSLVLDQAVVKPQARYVMFHCLDTIDRSLSGDIKYYGSIDLIDARHPQTILAYGLNGKPLPVENGAPLRVRVERQIGYKMPKYLRKIELVDGFANIGGGKGGYWEDNGYDWYGGI; encoded by the coding sequence ATGGCGAAGTTTGTGATCAGCCGCAGAAAATTCCTGACCTCGGCCAGCCTCGGCGTCTCCGGCATCATGCTGTCGGGTTGCGATGTCTTCGACAGCCAGCTTGGCGTCGGCGACGGCCTGCGCAGTTTCCTTGAAGGCGCCAACGGGCTGACCTGGCGCGCGCAACGCCTGCTTGCCGGCGATTCGCTGGCGCCGGAATTCACCGAAGCCGACATTCGCCAGCCGCAGCGGCCGAACGGTGTCACCGCGCCGGACGACGATGTCTACAAGGGCCTGCTCGCCAACAATTTCGCCGACTGGCGGCTCGAGGTTTCCGGCCTTGTCGAAAAGCCGCTGACGCTGACCCGCGAGCAGCTGATGAACATGCCAAGCCGCACCCAGATCACCCGCCACGACTGCGTCGAAGGCTGGAGTTGCATCGCCAAATGGACCGGCACGCCGCTGTCGCTGGTGCTGGATCAGGCGGTGGTCAAGCCGCAGGCGCGCTACGTGATGTTCCATTGCCTCGACACGATCGACCGCAGCCTGTCCGGCGACATCAAATACTACGGGTCGATCGACCTGATCGATGCCCGTCACCCGCAGACGATCCTTGCCTATGGCTTGAACGGCAAGCCGCTGCCGGTCGAGAACGGCGCGCCGCTGCGTGTCCGCGTCGAGCGCCAGATCGGCTACAAAATGCCGAAATATCTCCGCAAGATCGAGCTGGTCGACGGTTTCGCTAATATCGGCGGCGGCAAGGGCGGCTACTGGGAGGACAATGGCTACGACTGGTACGGCGGCATCTGA